The following are encoded together in the Cynocephalus volans isolate mCynVol1 chromosome 4, mCynVol1.pri, whole genome shotgun sequence genome:
- the LOC134375973 gene encoding LOW QUALITY PROTEIN: myeloblastin-like (The sequence of the model RefSeq protein was modified relative to this genomic sequence to represent the inferred CDS: deleted 1 base in 1 codon; substituted 1 base at 1 genomic stop codon) has protein sequence MASLQLPXTPGSHFCGDTLIHPWFVLTTAHCLQEIPHNQVSIALGAHDLLTPEPTQQRFSITHLFGNDYDPEQSLNDILLVQLGSPATLRAEVAVAQLPQQNQQLPHGTQCLAMGWGRLGTHAAVSRVLQELNVTVVTFLCRPQNVCTRVPCPSAGICFGCSVCCLPLLRQGPPCAPASATAWTHPGPSARSDISRKDTLITIIH, from the exons ATGGCGTCTCTGCAGCTGCCGTAGACCCCGGGCAGCCACTTTTGC GGGGACACCTTGATTCACCCGTGGTTCGTGCTGACCACCGCCCACTGCCTGCAGGAAAT CCCCCACAACCAGGTGAGCATAGCGCTGGGGGCCCACGACCTGCTGACCCCCGAGCCCACCCAGCAGAGGTTCAGCATCACTCACCTGTTTGGGAACGATTATGACCCGGAGCAGAGCCTCAATGACATCCTCCTTGTACAG CTGGGCAGCCCAGCCACCCTCCGCGCTGAGGTCGCAGTTGCCCAGCTGCCGCAGCAGAATCAGCAGCTGCCCCACGGCACCCAGTGCCTGGCCATGGGCTGGGGGCGCCTGGGCACACACGCAGCAGTGTCCCGGGTCCTGCAGGAGCTCAATGTCACCGTGGTCACCTTCCTGTGCCGGCCGCAGAACGTGTGCACGCGGGTTCCCTGTCCCAGCGCTGGCATCTGCTTCGGATGCTCCGTCTGCTGCCTCCCTCTGCTCCGTCAGGGCCCGCCGTGCGCACCTGCCTCAGCGACTGCGTGGACCCATCCCGGCCCCTCTGCCAGAAGCGACATTTCCCGGAAAGACACcttgatcacaataatacattga